Proteins co-encoded in one Candidatus Methylomirabilota bacterium genomic window:
- a CDS encoding TauD/TfdA family dioxygenase, protein MPITVTALTPAFAARIDGADLIGPLDAATWKEIRAAFEEHSVLLFRPQPLDDELQIAFSRRFGDLEITRSMNPAAGTPFARQSNLDVKTGAVIPSDDRRMVYQLANMLWHTDSSFKPVPSLCSLLSGRIVPPEGGATEFASARAAYPSLPEALRRRVDRAVAVHDFSWSRDQVRPGFFTAEERAVYPPVRHPIVRANPVNGRPSLFLGAHASHVEGLPLEEGRALLRALQDHVTQAPFVYRHEWEVGDLVVWDNRCVLHRATPYDTARHQRLMQRTTVSGDPAESSWLAGWPYRIAAA, encoded by the coding sequence ATGCCGATCACGGTGACGGCGCTCACGCCGGCCTTTGCAGCGCGCATCGACGGCGCCGACCTCATCGGCCCGCTGGACGCCGCCACCTGGAAGGAGATCCGCGCCGCCTTCGAGGAGCACTCGGTGCTACTCTTCCGACCCCAGCCGCTGGACGACGAGCTGCAGATCGCGTTCAGCCGCCGCTTCGGCGATCTCGAGATCACCCGCAGCATGAATCCGGCGGCGGGCACGCCGTTCGCCCGCCAGTCGAACCTCGACGTCAAGACCGGCGCGGTGATCCCCTCCGACGACCGGCGCATGGTCTACCAGCTGGCCAACATGCTCTGGCACACCGACAGCTCGTTCAAGCCGGTGCCCTCGCTCTGCTCGCTGCTCTCCGGCCGCATCGTGCCGCCCGAGGGCGGAGCCACCGAGTTCGCGAGCGCGCGCGCCGCGTATCCGTCGCTGCCCGAGGCACTGCGGCGCCGGGTCGATCGCGCGGTCGCGGTGCACGACTTCTCGTGGTCGCGCGACCAGGTGCGGCCCGGCTTCTTCACCGCCGAGGAGCGCGCGGTGTACCCGCCGGTCCGCCACCCGATCGTGCGAGCCAACCCGGTGAACGGCCGCCCTAGCCTCTTCCTGGGCGCGCACGCCTCGCACGTCGAGGGCCTACCGCTCGAGGAAGGCCGCGCCCTGCTGCGGGCCCTGCAGGATCACGTGACCCAGGCCCCCTTCGTGTACCGGCACGAGTGGGAGGTGGGCGACCTGGTGGTCTGGGACAACCGCTGCGTGCTCCACCGCGCGACGCCCTACGACACCGCCCGGCACCAGCGGCTCATGCAGCGCACCACCGTGTCCGGTGACCCGGCCGAGTCCTCGTGGCTGGCCGGCTGGCCCTATCGCATCGCTGCCGCGTAG